The DNA window TCCGGTTGTCCCACAGCGCCACGTCGCCCAGCCGCCACCGGTGCCGGACCACGTGCTCCGGCTTGGTCAGGTGGGCGTACAGCAGATCCAGGATGGCCCGGCTCTCGTGCTCCGACACCCCGGCGATGTGCGACGTGAAGCCCGGGTTGACGAAGATGCCCTTGCGGCCGGTCTCCGGGTGCACCCGCACCACCGGATGCTCCACCGGGTCGAGCCGGGTCACGGTCTCGCCGTCCCACACGTTGCCCTTGCCGCCGCGGCGCTGCGCCAGGTAGTACCCGAACTCCCGGGTCCCGTCGTGCACCGCGGTCAGCTGATCGGCGAGCTGCTGCACCGGGGTGGCCAGCGAGTCGTACGCCAGTTGCGCGTCCGCCCAGTTCGTGTCCCCGCCCGAGGGCGGCAGCACGACCGGCCGCAGGATCGAGCCGAGCGGCGGCCGCTTCATGAACGTCACGTCGGTGTGCCACACGTCGGCGAACCCGTTGTCGGCGCTGTCCAACGCGTACACCTCGGGGTGTGCCTCGTCGAGCCCGCCGACCACCGGATGTGAGGCGGTCAGCTCGCCGATGCGCCGGCCCAGCTCGACCTGGCTGGTCTCGTTCAGCGTCTGGTCGCGCAGGAACAGCACCTTGCGCTCGACCAGGGCGGCGCGCAGCGCGACGATCTGCTCGTCGGTGGCGGTGGTCAGGTCCAGACCGTGCACGACCGCCCCGAAGTGCGGGCCGAGCGGTTCCAGATCAAGATGTACCGGGTCCAGGCGTACCAGGGCTGTCGTCATACCGCACTTCCTTCCAGGTGGGCCGCCGCGCGGACGGCGTGACCGATCTCCGAGCGCAGGGCCGCGTACTCGGGCAGGCCGCGCAGCTCGTCGGCGGTGACGCCCGCGCGCGGCAGGTCGATGGGCAGGTCGAGGGCGATGCGGCCGGGCCGGGCGGTGAGGACCACGACCCGGCTGCCGAGGAAGACCGCCTCGTCCACGCTGTGGGTGACGAACACACAGGTACGGGCGGTGTCCGCGCTGACCCGCCGCAGGTCCTCCTGCAGCCGCTCGCGGGTGAGCGCGTCCAGGGCGGCGAACGGCTCGTCGAGCAGCAGCAGTGGGTTCTCCACGGCGAGGGCCCGGGCGATCGCGACCCGCTGCTGCTGGCCGCCGGAGATCTGCCAGGTGCGCCGGTCGGCGACGTCGTGCAGTCCTACGCGAGCGAGCAGCTCGGTGACCCGTTCCTTGCGGCTCGTGACCCCGGCGTAGCGCAGCGCCAGCTCGACGTTGCCGCCGACGGTCTTCCACGGGAAGAGGCGGGGCTGCTGGAACACCAGGCCGGCGCCCTTGCCCGGAGCCGGGGGCCCGCCGCCGGCCCGTACCGTGCCATGGGTTGGTGTCTCGAACCCGGCGATCAGGCGCAGCAGCGTGCTCTTGCCACAGCCGGACGCCCCGACGAGCACCAGGAACTCACCGCGCGGAACCGTCAGGTCGACCGGGCCGACCGCGGTGACGTCACCGTAGGCGTGCTCGACCCGCTCCAGGACGATGGCGTCATCCGAGGACATCGGGCAGACCCTTCACGTAGATCGCCTTCTGCACGGTCGCGAGGTCCGGCACGGCGTCGATCTTCTGCTGGTCCTTGAGAAACTGCGCGGCGCTGACCAGGTTGTCGGCGAGCTTGCCGACCTTCGCCTCGGTGCCCAGCCACTCGTCACCGGCCAGATCGGCGGGCTTGAGGAAGACGCCCTGGCTGAGCTGTTTCTGCGCGTCGGCGGGGCTGAGGTTGAGCTCGGCACCGATCGACGTCGCGGCGGCGGCCGGGTCGCTCGCGATCAGGTTCAGGGCCTGGGCCTCGGCCTTGCGCCACGCGTCGACGGCCTCCGGGTGCGCCTGCGCGAACGCGGTGGAGACCACGCCCAGGTCCAGGGTCGGTTTGCCGGCGGTGGCGAGCTGGCGGCTGCTGATCAGGACCGTGCCGGTCTTCTTGATCTCGTCCAGCGACGGCAGCCAGGTGTAGGCGGCGTCCAGGTCACCGCGGGTCCAGGCGGCCTGGATGTCCTGCGGCTCCAGGTCGACGATGGTCAGCTCGGACTCCTTGATCCCGGCCTGGTTCAGCGCCGCGAGCAGGCTGTAGTGCGCGGTCGACGCGAACGGCGTGGCGACCTTCTTGCCGCGCAGCCCCGCGACGTCGGTGACGCCGCTGCCGTTGCGCGCGACAAGCGCTTCGTTGTCGCCTGCCACATCAAGGACGAAGGCCACCTGGTACGGGATGTTCAGCGGCGCCGAGAGCCCGCGGGCGACGGGACTGGATCCGATGGCGGCGATGTCCACGCTTTTCGCGACGAAGGCGGTGTTGATGCTGGCGCCGGAGTCGAACTTCGTCCAGGTGATGGTGTAGTCCGGCAGCGCCTTCTCCAGCAGTCCCTGGTTCTTGACCACCAGGTCTCCGCTGGGAAAGGCCTGGTAGGCGATCCGGATCGACTTCTCCGCCGTCTCACCGGCGGCGTTGCCGCTGGCGGCGCCGTTGCCGCAGGCGGCGAGCAGGAGGACGGCCGCGAGGCCGAGGAACTTACGCATCGTGTTTCTCCTATGCACGGCCCCGCCACGGGATCAGCCGGTTCTCGGCCGTCCGCAGCAGGGCGTCGATCAGTAGTCCGGACAGGCCGATGGCGAACAGGCCGAGGACGACCACGTCGGTCTGGGAGTAGCGCTGGGCGTCGCGGACCATGCCGCCGATGCCCGGGACGCCGTTGATGGTCTCGGCGGCGACCACCGAGGAGTACGCGACGCCGACGGCCAGCCGGATGCCGGTGAAGATCTCCGGTAGCGAGCTGGGCAGCACCACGTCGCGGGTGACCTGCCAGCGCCCGGCGCCGAGCGCGCGGGCGGCCTCGATCAGGCCGGTCGGCGCGGACTGCACGGCCGAGGCGGTGGCCACCGCGACAGGCGGCATCGCGGCGATGGCGAGCAGCCACAGCTTCGGCGTCTCGTCGATGCCGAACCAGATGATGAACAGACTGAAGTAGGCCAGCGGCGGCAGCGCCCGCACGAACGTGACGACCGGCTCGGTGACCACCCGGATCCAGCCGACCGTGCCCATCACCACGCCGATGATCAGGCCGGCGCCGACGCCGATCGCCGAGCCGATGAGGATGCGGCGCAGGCTGATCCCGAGATGCTCGACGAGCAGGTGGCCGCTGTAGCCGCGCAGCCCGTCGTGGACGGTGGAGGTCTGGATCAGCTGGTGCCACACCGCCCCGGGCGACGGGATGAACGTCGGGTTGCGGGTGACCCGGGCGGCGATCTCCCAGAGCGCGGAGAGCACGGCGAGCGCGAGCAGCCGCAGCAGGATCCGGCGGCGCCGGCCGCCGCGCGGCGCGAGCGGGTTGCCGGGCCGGGCCGGGCCGCCGATCGACGTTTCCGGGGCCGGCGCGGCCGGCGGGCTGGAGACAGAGGTGGTCACGAGGTCACTCCCGGGAATGCGGGCGCCGATCGGCGCGCCCACATTTTCTATCGGGTTAATAGGAATATGGCAAGGGGCGTCTCACCCGCGCGGGATGAGGCAGCTTCCCCGGCGGCGCGGCTAGCTTGTCGTTCACGTCAGCGGCGTTCACGTCAGCGGGGAACGAGGATCGCGATGAGTCCACACGAGGTTTTGCCGTTTCCGCCCACGCCGTCGGCGAGCATCGCCGGCCGCACGGTGCAGGAGTCCACCTACGAGCGGCGGGTCGAGCCGCGCCGGCTGCCCGAGGACGCGCCCAACATCGTCATCATCCTGATCGACGACGCCGGCCCGGCGCTGCCGGACACCTACGGCGGCGAGGTGCGCACCGACACGCTGACCCGCGTCCACAACGGCGGCATCGGCTACAACCGGTTCCACACCACGGCGATGTGCTCGCCGACGCGGGCGTCGCTGCTGACCGGCCGCAACCACCACCGGATCGGCAACGGCCAGATCGCCGAGCTTGCCAACGACTGGGACGGTTACGCCGGCGAGATCCCGAAGAGCAGCGCGCTCGGCGCCGAGGTGCTGCGCCAGTACGGGTACTCCACAGCCGCGTTCGGCAAATGGCACAACACGCCGGCCGTCGAGACCACCCCGGCCGGGCCGTTCCACAACTGGCCGTCCAACATCGGCTTCGAGTACTTCTACGGCTTCCTCGCCGGCGAGGCCTCGCAGTACGAACCGAACCTGGTCCGCAACACCGACACCGTGCTGCCGCCGAAAACCCCGGAACAGGGTTACCACCTCAGCGAGGACC is part of the Actinoplanes missouriensis 431 genome and encodes:
- a CDS encoding TauD/TfdA dioxygenase family protein, coding for MTTALVRLDPVHLDLEPLGPHFGAVVHGLDLTTATDEQIVALRAALVERKVLFLRDQTLNETSQVELGRRIGELTASHPVVGGLDEAHPEVYALDSADNGFADVWHTDVTFMKRPPLGSILRPVVLPPSGGDTNWADAQLAYDSLATPVQQLADQLTAVHDGTREFGYYLAQRRGGKGNVWDGETVTRLDPVEHPVVRVHPETGRKGIFVNPGFTSHIAGVSEHESRAILDLLYAHLTKPEHVVRHRWRLGDVALWDNRSTAHYANRDYGTQRRVMHRITLRGDVPRGPQR
- a CDS encoding ABC transporter ATP-binding protein; the protein is MSSDDAIVLERVEHAYGDVTAVGPVDLTVPRGEFLVLVGASGCGKSTLLRLIAGFETPTHGTVRAGGGPPAPGKGAGLVFQQPRLFPWKTVGGNVELALRYAGVTSRKERVTELLARVGLHDVADRRTWQISGGQQQRVAIARALAVENPLLLLDEPFAALDALTRERLQEDLRRVSADTARTCVFVTHSVDEAVFLGSRVVVLTARPGRIALDLPIDLPRAGVTADELRGLPEYAALRSEIGHAVRAAAHLEGSAV
- a CDS encoding taurine ABC transporter substrate-binding protein — its product is MRKFLGLAAVLLLAACGNGAASGNAAGETAEKSIRIAYQAFPSGDLVVKNQGLLEKALPDYTITWTKFDSGASINTAFVAKSVDIAAIGSSPVARGLSAPLNIPYQVAFVLDVAGDNEALVARNGSGVTDVAGLRGKKVATPFASTAHYSLLAALNQAGIKESELTIVDLEPQDIQAAWTRGDLDAAYTWLPSLDEIKKTGTVLISSRQLATAGKPTLDLGVVSTAFAQAHPEAVDAWRKAEAQALNLIASDPAAAATSIGAELNLSPADAQKQLSQGVFLKPADLAGDEWLGTEAKVGKLADNLVSAAQFLKDQQKIDAVPDLATVQKAIYVKGLPDVLG
- a CDS encoding ABC transporter permease: MTTSVSSPPAAPAPETSIGGPARPGNPLAPRGGRRRRILLRLLALAVLSALWEIAARVTRNPTFIPSPGAVWHQLIQTSTVHDGLRGYSGHLLVEHLGISLRRILIGSAIGVGAGLIIGVVMGTVGWIRVVTEPVVTFVRALPPLAYFSLFIIWFGIDETPKLWLLAIAAMPPVAVATASAVQSAPTGLIEAARALGAGRWQVTRDVVLPSSLPEIFTGIRLAVGVAYSSVVAAETINGVPGIGGMVRDAQRYSQTDVVVLGLFAIGLSGLLIDALLRTAENRLIPWRGRA